From a region of the Synechococcus sp. PCC 7502 genome:
- a CDS encoding NIL domain-containing protein: MLEADYIQDKRTTTAFITLKIAGDYHQEPVISRLISEFGLTVNITAAILGENTKDDGWFKLDLQGTQEQIHNALIYLNDLGLEIWDGKNNNIDEGW, from the coding sequence ATGCTAGAAGCTGATTACATTCAAGATAAAAGAACAACCACAGCCTTTATTACTTTAAAGATTGCGGGAGATTACCATCAAGAACCAGTAATTTCTCGCTTGATTTCTGAATTTGGCTTAACGGTTAATATAACTGCGGCAATCTTGGGAGAAAACACTAAAGACGATGGTTGGTTCAAATTAGATTTACAGGGAACCCAAGAGCAAATTCACAACGCCTTGATTTATCTCAATGATCTGGGCTTAGAAATATGGGATGGCAAAAATAATAATATTGACGAGGGCTGGTAA
- the cysT gene encoding sulfate ABC transporter permease subunit CysT, protein MSSLTKNINQELNQGNNAGKPKKVKFKPPYAWIVTWVYLVVILLIPISALLAKSVTTTPEEIWRIATSDVALSAYNVTFVTALWAGTIGGIFGTLVAWVLVRYNFPGKKIIDAAVDLPFALPTAVAGISLATVYSPTGWIGAIFEPLGIKIAFTRIGVFIAMLFIALPFVVRTLQPVLLEMEKDIEEVAWCLGATQWQTFYKVIFPPLIPPILTGIVLGFSRAVGEFGSIVIIASNIPFEDLIAPVLIFQRLEEYDYVGATIIGMVMLIISLILILIINFLQKWGQRYGH, encoded by the coding sequence ATGAGTTCATTAACTAAAAATATAAATCAAGAGTTAAATCAAGGGAATAATGCAGGTAAGCCCAAAAAGGTTAAGTTTAAACCGCCCTACGCATGGATTGTGACATGGGTATACCTAGTAGTTATTCTTTTAATTCCAATTTCGGCTTTACTGGCAAAATCTGTTACCACAACTCCAGAGGAAATCTGGCGGATTGCCACCTCAGATGTTGCTCTCTCTGCCTACAATGTTACTTTTGTCACGGCACTCTGGGCGGGTACCATTGGCGGCATATTTGGCACTTTGGTAGCATGGGTATTAGTTCGCTATAATTTTCCTGGTAAAAAAATTATTGATGCCGCAGTAGATTTACCCTTTGCCCTCCCAACTGCTGTTGCGGGTATCAGTTTGGCTACGGTTTATAGTCCCACGGGCTGGATTGGTGCAATTTTTGAACCATTGGGCATTAAAATTGCCTTTACCCGCATAGGGGTATTTATTGCCATGCTATTTATTGCTTTACCGTTTGTAGTTAGGACTTTACAGCCAGTTCTGCTGGAAATGGAAAAGGATATAGAAGAAGTGGCATGGTGCTTAGGTGCAACCCAATGGCAGACTTTTTATAAAGTAATTTTCCCGCCTTTAATTCCGCCAATTTTAACAGGTATAGTCCTAGGTTTCTCGCGGGCGGTAGGAGAGTTTGGTTCCATCGTCATTATTGCCTCGAATATTCCCTTTGAAGATTTAATTGCTCCTGTTTTAATCTTTCAAAGGTTAGAGGAATACGACTATGTTGGTGCCACGATTATTGGCATGGTGATGTTGATCATTTCTCTAATCTTGATTTTAATTATCAATTTCTTACAAAAGTGGGGACAAAGGTATGGTCACTGA
- the cysW gene encoding sulfate ABC transporter permease subunit CysW — MVTDAPKAAKIKKKGLGTEFWVKTVLITISLLYLGLVLFFPVANVVYAAFEKGVEPFLEALKIDDFISALQLTVLIAGIVLPLNTVFGLCAAWVIARNQFWGRTLLISIIDLPFSISPVVVGLMIVLLYGRNGWLGPFLEQNNLKIIFSTPGIVIATIVVTMPFVAREVIPVLEEVGTSEEEAARVLGATDWQIFWRVTIPNIRWGLLYGLLLTNARAMGEFGAVSVVSGNLAGLTQTLPLYVEEAYKNYQSQEAFAASLVLGLLALVTLVLKEVLERKTGKKNT; from the coding sequence ATGGTCACTGACGCACCAAAGGCAGCAAAAATAAAGAAAAAAGGTCTTGGTACTGAATTTTGGGTTAAAACAGTTTTAATTACAATTTCGCTTTTGTATTTGGGACTAGTTTTATTCTTTCCTGTGGCGAATGTAGTTTACGCCGCCTTTGAGAAAGGAGTAGAGCCATTTTTAGAAGCTTTAAAGATCGATGACTTTATTAGTGCGCTCCAGTTAACGGTTTTAATTGCGGGGATTGTTTTGCCTTTGAATACAGTCTTTGGTCTATGTGCCGCTTGGGTGATTGCCCGTAATCAGTTTTGGGGGAGAACATTACTCATTAGTATTATTGATTTACCGTTTTCGATTTCACCAGTAGTTGTGGGCTTAATGATTGTCCTGCTTTACGGTAGAAATGGCTGGCTTGGTCCGTTTTTAGAGCAGAATAATCTCAAAATTATCTTTTCCACTCCGGGGATAGTAATTGCTACAATTGTTGTTACTATGCCCTTTGTTGCCCGTGAAGTCATTCCTGTACTAGAAGAAGTGGGAACATCTGAAGAAGAGGCTGCTAGGGTTTTAGGTGCTACAGATTGGCAAATTTTCTGGCGGGTTACAATTCCGAATATTCGGTGGGGCTTACTTTATGGGCTACTGCTGACTAATGCTAGGGCGATGGGTGAATTTGGGGCAGTTTCTGTGGTGTCAGGGAACTTGGCGGGCTTAACTCAAACTTTGCCTTTATATGTGGAAGAAGCGTACAAGAACTATCAATCCCAAGAAGCATTTGCCGCATCCTTGGTTTTGGGATTGTTGGCATTGGTAACTCTAGTCTTGAAGGAAGTTTTAGAACGGAAGACGGGTAAAAAAAATACATAG
- a CDS encoding sulfate ABC transporter substrate-binding protein, whose product MTKYVQRSPFSHTFQQASKFFQNLSRFKKSRIFVSLLALSLASTLGLSNLIAPQPAASQSTKEITLVSYAVTKTAYGKIIPKFVEKWKKETGETVKVRESYGGSGSQARAVVDGLEADVTNFALAVDTNRLQIAGLLKAGWEKRLPNNSIVTKSAVVLATRPANPKNIKTWADLAKPGIKVITANPKTSGVARWNFVALWGSVTETGGTEAQAKDYVTKVFKNVPVLPKDAREATDVFIKQRQGDVLLNYENELILAAAEGKASTFALPPVNISIDTPVAVVDKYVDKHGTRKVAEAFAAYLFTPEAQREFAKTGFRSVNPEVAKEFASKYRKIEKLYTINEFGGWSAANSKFFTDGAIFDQIQKDARK is encoded by the coding sequence ATGACCAAATACGTCCAGCGATCGCCTTTCAGCCACACTTTTCAACAAGCTTCTAAATTTTTCCAAAATCTGTCTCGATTCAAAAAATCTCGAATTTTCGTTTCACTTTTAGCTCTTAGTCTAGCCTCAACCTTGGGACTGAGTAATTTAATTGCGCCTCAGCCAGCAGCCAGTCAATCAACTAAGGAAATTACCCTAGTTAGCTATGCTGTAACCAAAACTGCCTATGGCAAAATTATTCCTAAATTTGTAGAAAAGTGGAAAAAAGAAACAGGTGAAACTGTAAAAGTTAGAGAAAGCTATGGTGGATCAGGGTCTCAAGCCCGTGCAGTCGTTGATGGCTTAGAAGCGGATGTAACTAACTTTGCCCTTGCCGTTGACACCAATAGGCTCCAAATTGCAGGATTACTAAAGGCAGGCTGGGAAAAAAGATTACCCAATAACTCGATCGTCACAAAGTCAGCCGTAGTTCTAGCTACTAGACCCGCGAACCCTAAAAATATTAAAACATGGGCAGACCTAGCAAAACCCGGAATTAAAGTTATTACTGCTAATCCTAAAACCTCTGGTGTAGCTAGATGGAACTTCGTAGCTTTATGGGGATCGGTAACTGAAACTGGTGGAACGGAAGCGCAAGCAAAAGATTATGTAACTAAGGTCTTCAAAAATGTACCTGTTCTCCCCAAAGACGCCCGTGAAGCGACAGATGTATTTATTAAGCAAAGACAGGGTGACGTATTACTTAACTATGAAAATGAGCTAATTTTAGCTGCGGCTGAAGGTAAGGCAAGTACTTTTGCCCTCCCTCCTGTAAATATCTCCATTGATACCCCTGTGGCAGTGGTTGATAAATATGTTGATAAGCACGGCACTCGTAAGGTTGCTGAGGCATTTGCTGCATATCTCTTTACTCCAGAAGCACAACGAGAATTCGCCAAAACAGGCTTTAGGTCTGTAAATCCTGAAGTGGCAAAGGAATTTGCCAGCAAGTATCGCAAAATTGAGAAGCTCTATACAATTAACGAATTTGGGGGCTGGAGTGCAGCTAACTCTAAGTTCTTTACCGATGGTGCCATCTTCGACCAAATTCAAAAAGATGCTCGTAAATAG